AACAGATACCGCCACCTTAACGATTACTTATATCGGTTATACGACAAAAGTTCTTCCATTGCGCAGTTCGGCTATGCCGTTAAGCATTTTGATGGATAACGGGCAGGTCGACCTGAAAGAGGTGGTGATCGCCCCCTCGCTGCTGTGCAGCCCTTTTCATACGCTGAGCACTTTAGACCTGCGGCTTCGCCCGGTCAATTCTTCACAGGACCTGATGCGCCTGGTTCCCGGCTTGTTCATCGCCCAGCACATGGGCGGCGGCAAAGCGGAACAAATCTTTGTACGGGGCTTTGATGCGGATCATGGCACCGACCTGAATGTTTCGGTTGACGGAATGCCCGTTAATATGGTTTCCCATATCCACGGGCAGGGTTATGCCGACCTGCATTTCCTGATCCCGGAGACGGTGAAGAATTTTGATTTTGGCAAGGGCCCGTATTATTCCGCTTATGGCGATCTGGCCACAGCAGGCTATTTAAGCTATACGACCAAAGACGCGACAGACCGGAGCATGATCAGCCTGGAGGGCGGGCAATTCCATACTTTTCGCTTCGCTGGCCTTGTTGACCTGCTGGGCGTGTCAGCCGCCAATAGCGGGCGAACAGCTTATATTGCGGGCGAATACAACTATACCGACGGTGCCTTCAAGCTTCCGGAACATTATAAACGGACCAACCTCTTCGGGAAGTACACCCAAAAAATAGGAACAAATAATAAATTAACCGTAAGCGCTTCTACCTTCAGTACCAGCTGGATCGCTTCCGGGGAAATACCTGAACGGGTAGTTGCCGCTAATACGGTTGCGCTGGACGAGCAGGGAAACGCGGTCAGGATCCCGGCTGCTCCTGTAACCATCGACAGGTTTGCCGCTATCGACAGCGCTCAAGGGGGTAAGTCAACAAGGGTGAATGCCTTCGCGCGCTTAAACACTGACCTGAAAAACGACTGGGCTATGGAAAACCAGCTGTATTACACCCACTACACCTTTTCATTGCATGTCAATTCCACTTTTTTCGCCGCCGACAGTGTTAACGGCGACGAACGCCGGCAGTCGGAAACACGGGATATGTTCGGTTATAACGGAAAACTCAGTAAACGCAAATACTGGGGCAATAACCTGCTGACTTCCATCATTGGATTATCCAGCCGCTTTGACCGCACCTATGGCACCGTTTATGACCACGTTACCAAACAATACCAATTCCTGGATAACATCACCCAGGGCGATATCCGGCAAAATAACACGGCCGTCTACCTGGATGAAACACTGGAAAGCGGTAAATGGCAGTTCAATGCCGGTGCACGGCTGGACTATTTTAAATTCAATTACCATGATTCCACTAAAAACAGTTTGGCGGTAAGTCCGAAACTGAATGTCCAGTATACCGCTAACGAACAAATTCAATTTTATCTGAAAACGGGTAAAGGGTTTCATTCCAATAACGCGATCGCTGTCATCGCCAACAACGGGCTGAAAACCATTCCGTCAGCCTATGGCCTGGACCTGGGGCTGAACTGGAAACCAATGCCGCGCTTGTTCATCAACGCAGCGGTCTGGTACCTGTACCTGTCTCAGGAGTTTGTTTACACCGACGACGGTGACATTGTGCCGGGCGGTAAAACCAAACGTTCGGGCATTGATCTCTCTGCCCGCTACCAGCTGGCCAAATGGCTTTTTGCTGACCTGAACGTCAATATCGCCCATCCAAGATATGCTGACAGTACAAAAAAGACCGGCTACCTCGCGCTGGCCCCGACGCTGACCAGCACCGGAGGCCTGGATTTTAAATTAAATAACGGCATTAACGGCGGATTGAGCTACCGCTATATGCACGACCGCCCCGGAAACAACACAAGTACACTCACCGCAGACGGCTACTTCGTAACCGACCTGAAGATCAACTATAGCAAAAAGCGCTACGAGCTCGGTTTAACCGTAGAAAATCTGCTGAACAAAAAATGGAACGAATATGCCGTTGAACAGGTTAGCCGGCTGAGAGGAGAAGCTGCGCCGGTTGATCAGATGAGTTTTACACCCGGCACCCCGCTATTTGCCAAAGTCCGGGTGGCTTTTTTCTTTTGACAAATTATCCTATCATTACCAACCGAATATAAAAACGAAAGTCCATGAACAAGCCCCAGAAAGGATGTAACCTCGAAAAATGTTTCCTCTGCAACAACACGGTGCCGGAGTGGCGCGAGACCATTAACCTCCATAAACAAAACCTGAAATTTAAAAAAGGCGAGGTGATCTTCAGCGAGGGGCAACCGGTAACGGGTATTTATTTCGTATATTCCGGTACGGCAAAAGTTCATAAAAAATGGGGCGATGACAAAGAACTGATCATAAGGTTCGCTGCCGATGGCTCGATCCTCGGGCATCGTGGGCTGGGCAGCAAAATGGTTTACGGCGTATCCGCCACTGCTGTAGAACCGCTGGTAGTTTGTTTTGTAGA
Above is a window of Mucilaginibacter ginsenosidivorans DNA encoding:
- a CDS encoding TonB-dependent receptor, which encodes MNTLKKMALLIMITVLAVQWANAQYIYKGHIADNNTQQPLECACIRANGKLCCTNKTGDFQLSLSTDTATLTITYIGYTTKVLPLRSSAMPLSILMDNGQVDLKEVVIAPSLLCSPFHTLSTLDLRLRPVNSSQDLMRLVPGLFIAQHMGGGKAEQIFVRGFDADHGTDLNVSVDGMPVNMVSHIHGQGYADLHFLIPETVKNFDFGKGPYYSAYGDLATAGYLSYTTKDATDRSMISLEGGQFHTFRFAGLVDLLGVSAANSGRTAYIAGEYNYTDGAFKLPEHYKRTNLFGKYTQKIGTNNKLTVSASTFSTSWIASGEIPERVVAANTVALDEQGNAVRIPAAPVTIDRFAAIDSAQGGKSTRVNAFARLNTDLKNDWAMENQLYYTHYTFSLHVNSTFFAADSVNGDERRQSETRDMFGYNGKLSKRKYWGNNLLTSIIGLSSRFDRTYGTVYDHVTKQYQFLDNITQGDIRQNNTAVYLDETLESGKWQFNAGARLDYFKFNYHDSTKNSLAVSPKLNVQYTANEQIQFYLKTGKGFHSNNAIAVIANNGLKTIPSAYGLDLGLNWKPMPRLFINAAVWYLYLSQEFVYTDDGDIVPGGKTKRSGIDLSARYQLAKWLFADLNVNIAHPRYADSTKKTGYLALAPTLTSTGGLDFKLNNGINGGLSYRYMHDRPGNNTSTLTADGYFVTDLKINYSKKRYELGLTVENLLNKKWNEYAVEQVSRLRGEAAPVDQMSFTPGTPLFAKVRVAFFF